One genomic window of Coregonus clupeaformis isolate EN_2021a chromosome 12, ASM2061545v1, whole genome shotgun sequence includes the following:
- the wnt2ba gene encoding wingless-type MMTV integration site family, member 2Ba, with product MKLEMFCFFKPRGYSRTKTGSRNGIISRHPSNSTSRIYFSYILLLLIFTPRVDSSWWYIGALGARVICDNIPGLVNKQRQLCQRHPDLMQSIGEGAKEWIRECQHQFRHHRWNCSTLDRDHTVFGRVMLRSSREAAFVYAISSAGVVYAITRACSQGELKICSCDAHKRGRARDDRGDFDWGGCSDNINYGIKFAKAFIDARERMVKDARAMMNLHNNRCGRMAVKRFMKLECKCHGVSGSCALRTCWLAMSDFRRTGDYLRKKYNTAIEVTMNQDGTGFMVADKDFKGTTKNELVYVENSPDYCLMDRAAGSLGTAGRVCNKSSRGTDGCEVMCCGRGYDTMRVKRVTKCECKFKWCCAVECKDCEDTVDVHTCKPHKRPDWLDLT from the exons ATGAAATTAGAAATGTTTTGTTTCTTCAAACCCCGAGGATATTCCAGGACCAAGACGGGGTCTCGAAATGGGATAATATCCCGACACCCCTCCAACTCCACCTCAAGGATATACTTCTCCTATATTCTGCTGCTTCTCATCTTCACACCTAGAGTGGATTCTTCCTGGTG GTACATTGGAGCCCTGGGTGCACGGGTGATCTGTGACAACATTCCAGGCCTGGTGAACAAGCAGCGTCAGCTGTGCCAGCGCCACCCGGATCTCATGCAGTCTATTGGGGAGGGTGCCAAGGAGTGGATCCGTGAGTGCCAGCACCAGTTCCGTCACCATCGCTGGAACTGCAGCACGCTGGACCGAGACCACACTGTCTTTGGCAGGGTCATGCTGCGCA GTAGCCGGGAGGCAGCGTTTGTGTACGCCATCTCCTCAGCGGGTGTGGTCTATGCAATTACCAGGGCCTGCAGCCAGGGGGAGCTCAAGATCTGCAGCTGCGACGCCCACAAGCGAGGCCGAGCTAGAGACGACAGGGGCGACTTTGACTGGGGCGGCTGCAGCGACAACATCAACTATGGCATCAAGTTCGCCAAGGCCTTCATCGATGCCAGGGAAAGGATGGTGAAAGACGCTCGGGCGATGATGAATCTACACAACAACCGCTGTGGGCGAATG GCAGTGAAGCGCTTTATGAAACTGGAGTGCAAGTGTCATGGCGTCAGCGGCTCCTGCGCCCTCAGAACCTGCTGGCTGGCCATGTCGGATTTCCGGAGGACCGGGGACTACCTCCGGAAGAAGTACAACACGGCCATCGAGGTGACCATGAACCAGGATGGCACAGGGTTCATGGTGGCTGACAAGGACTTCAAGGGAACCACCAAGAACGAGCTGGTATATGTAGAAAACTCCCCTGACTACTGCCTCATGGACAGAGCAGCAG GCTCCCTGGGCACGGCAGGGAGAGTCTGCAACAAGTCTTCCAGAGGCACGGACGGCTGCGAGGTCATGTGTTGCGGACGGGGCTACGACACAATGCGCGTCAAGCGAGTCACCAAGTGCGAGTGCAAGTTCAAGTGGTGTTGCGCCGTGGAGTGCAAGGACTGCGAAGACACGGTGGACGTTCACACCTGCAAGCCACACAAGCGACCCGATTGGTTGGACCTAACCTGA
- the LOC121578374 gene encoding CTTNBP2 N-terminal-like protein, with amino-acid sequence MLEFTKALKRHMKESQMNMESLSKPELLMLFSVLEGELEARDLVIETLRAQCRDTYVEKRYGKYNLSDPFLALQRDGEALGGQSPGVHQAAACSSPLAVLKQVVTHCRRMQEKMLAQLAAAESRHRRVIADLEEASRRHAEDTAEGDDVTCILEKERERLLQQLEFERGQVRRLEKEQKKVLVQLEEERLQHKQLSSALAKECKWASQRALEEGHRLAEAGRRLEKEQGEILALRAELQEERRRALQMEARVEERLAEFDTEKEQLRSRLKREEAQCCLLQEQVEALRRELQGERGAEEEEERRDSPVDTSGGSPLLRPPPHSSQVEGGKEPKVNRHDFLREDALPDRLGLDNWSENSSPVLLSPALLNQSLSPCSTGSSSLTSSPCSSPQLAKRLALATSPSYQSSYQAGINQRFHAARHKFQGHTEAEQQQQDGRGGGSLPQSPRDLSPSPEPVPVSVPRPAKQLARSTVTQVLSRFTVQQGAKPPPPNNSPFGTDYRNLALTPSSPVIPRASGALPLGVRSPTIPRADRGNPPPIPPKKPGLAQSPAPPVHGTRARHFPELSGSCGLTSSKENVKELDMVVSSIS; translated from the exons gcCCAGTGCAGAGACACATATGTGGAGAAGCGCTATGGGAAGTACAACCTGAGTGACCCGTTCCTGGCTCTGCAGAGGGACGGTGAGGCCTTGGGGGGGCAGAGCCCTGGGGTCCACCAGGCTGCAGCCTGCTCTAGCCCCCTGGCTGTGCTCAAGCAGGTGGTCACCCACTGCAGGAGGATGCAGGAGAAGATGCTCGCCCAGCTAGCTGCAGCCGAGAGCAGGCACAGGAGG GTCATTGCAGATCTGGAGGAGGCGAGTAGAAGGCATGCAGAGGACACCGCCGAGGGCGATGATGTCACTTGCATCCTAGAAAAGGAGAGGGAACGCCTCTTGCAACAG CTGGAGTTTGAGCGGGGCCAGGTGCGTCGTCTGGAGAAGGAACAGAAGAAGGTCCTCGTGCAGCTGGAGGAGGAGCGGTTGCAGCACAAGCAGCTTTCCTCTGCCCTGGCCAAGGAGTGCAAGTGGGCCAGTCAGCGGGCCCTGGAGGAGGGCCACCGCCTGGCTGAGGCAGGCCGTAGGCTGGAGAAGGAGCAGGGGGAGATCCTGGCCCTGAGGGCCGAgctgcaggaggagaggaggagggcctTGCAGATGGAGGCCAGGGTGGAGGAGCGGCTGGCTGAGTTCGACACGGAGAAGGAGCAGCTCCGCTCTCGGCTCAAGAGGGAGGAGGCCCAGTGCTGCCTGCTGCAGGAGCAGGTGGAGGCGCTGAGGAGAGAGctgcagggagagaggggagctgaggaggaggaagagaggagagactcTCCTGTGGACACCAGTGGAGGGTCACCACTACTACGACCACCACCACACTCCAGCCAGGTAGAGGGGGGTAAGGAGCCTAAAGTCAACAGGCACGACTTCCTCAGGGAGGACGCCCTTCCAGACAGACTGGGCCTGGACAACTGGAGTGAGAACAGCAGCCCTGTCCTGCTATCCCCTGCCCTCCTGAATCAGAGCCTGTCCCCCTGCAGCACAGGGTcctcctccctcacctcctccccctgctcctctcctcagctGGCCAAACGGCTGGCCCTGGCCACCAGCCCCAGCTACCAGTCCTCCTACCAGGCAGGCATCAACCAGCGCTTCCACGCTGCTCGCCACAAGTTCCAGGGCCACACTGAAGCAGAGCAGCAACAGCAGGATGGAAGAGGGGGTGGCAGCCTGCCCCAGTCACCCAGAGACCTGTCCCCATCCCCTGAGCccgtccctgtctctgtccccaggccagccaagcagctgGCCCGCAGCACAGTCACCCAGGTCCTGTCCCGCTTCACAGTCCAGCAGGGGGCCAAACCTCCGCCACCTAACAACTCTCCCTTCGGCACTGACTACCGTAACCTGGCCCTGACCCCATCCTCCCCTGTCATCCCCAGGGCCTCTGGTGCTCTGCCCCTAGGGGTCCGCTCCCCCACCATCCCCCGAGCAGACAGGGGCAACCCTCCCCCCATTCCCCCTAAGAAGCCTGGCCTGGCCCAGTCTCCAGCGCCACCCGTCCATGGTACCAGAGCCAGACACTTTCCTGAGCTGTCAGGAAGCTGTGGTCTCACCAGCAGCAAGGAGAACGTTAAAGAGCTGGACATGGTGGTTTCCTCCATCAGCTAG